Proteins encoded in a region of the Vicia villosa cultivar HV-30 ecotype Madison, WI linkage group LG5, Vvil1.0, whole genome shotgun sequence genome:
- the LOC131605815 gene encoding uncharacterized protein LOC131605815: protein MVEWMLIGLLITGFADGKFPVRYLGIPLDSKKLNANHYMPLIDKVMARIRHWTAKLLSIAGRIQLVKSTLTAIAQFWMASLPFPASIIQKLESMCRSYIWAGSSSLSKKSPVAWKRVCTPIKQGGLSILNLQVWNLVAALKCLWKISMKENNLRVKWIHSYYLKGRDVLSDIQNTNCTWITKSIMASKEMLGRIGNLWQDMKVQKKFSMMRVYDVLIDDNTRTDWYHLLAHNFARPRAKVIMWLVCLNRLPTKVRLKNMGILQSSNCQLYNNEEEDLEHLMYNCSETAQVWIDTLKWMNMDIHQQVTLDWLKKIAKGKGWKNHVFKVVATEACYGIWMYRNSKIFENKGSYSDMHRVTRNIVDSIVYRGWMKPKYRKHIVNILM, encoded by the coding sequence atggtGGAATGGATGCTAATAGGATTGCTGATAACAGGGTTTGCTGATGGAAAATTCCCTGTTAGATACCTGGGAATCCCTCTTGACAGCAAGAAGCTTAATGCTAACCATTATATGCCTTTAATTGACAAAGTCATGGCAAGGATCAGACACTGGACTGCTAAGCTTTTGAGTATTGCAGGGAGAATACAACTGGTCAAAAGCACACTCACTGCCATAGCCCAGTTTTGGATGGCTAGTCTGCCCTTTCCAGCTAGTATCATTCAAAAACTGGAGAGCATGTGTAGATCCTATATATGGGCAGGTTCCTCGAGTTTAAGCAAGAAGAGTCCAGTGGCATGGAAGAGAGTCTGCACACCTATCAAACAAGGAGGCCTGAGCATTCTGAATCTGCAGGTATGGAATCTTGTAGCTGCTCTCAAATGTCTCTGGAAAATTAGTATGAAGGAGAATAATTTGCGGGTTAAATGGATACACTCTTATTATCTGAAAGGCAGGGATGTGTTGAGTGATATTCAGAATACCAACTGTACTTGGATTACTAAAAGCATTATGGCTTCTAAAGAAATGCTGGGCAGGATTGGCAATCTTTGGCAAGACATGAAGGTTCAAAAGAAATTCAGCATGATGAGAGTTTATGATGTTCTGATTGATGATAACACTAGAACTGATTGGTATCACCTGCTTGCCCATAACTTTGCTCGACCTAGAGCTAAGGTGATCATGTGGCTGGTGTGCCTCAACAGACTCCCTACTAAAGTGAGGTTGAAAAACATGGGGATTCTACAGAGTTCCAACTGCCAGCTCTATAACAATGAGGAGGAAGATTTGGAGCATTTAATGTACAATTGTTCTGAAACTGCTCAGGTTTGGATTGATACTTTGAAGTGGATGAATATGGACATACACCAACAAGTAACCCTTGATTGGTTAAAGAAGATTGCCAAAGGTAAAGGGTGGAAGAATCACGTGTTCAAAGTTGTTGCAACTGAAGCTTGCTATGGAATTTGGATGTATAGAAACTCcaaaatttttgaaaacaaagggTCCTATAGTGATATGCATAGAGTTACTAGAAACATTGTTGATTCTATTGTATATAGGGGGTGGATGAAGCCCAAGTATAGAAAACACATTGTAAATATCCTTATGTAA